Genomic segment of Leuconostoc mesenteroides subsp. mesenteroides:
CAGCAAACAATTCAAGCACTCAGACAGCAAGGTCGAAGACTAAATGTTTGGACAATATCGCCATCAGAGTTCCCGTATTATATTGGACTAGGTGTTGATGAAATTACGACGGATGCTAATAGTTTTAGTTTGAACTGACTTACTTTAGGGTGAGTGCCGTGCACGTTTTATGCTAAACTAAAAGAAACCATTTGAAAGAGAGTTATTGCGTAAATGTATGAGTATATTAATGGACTAATCACAAACATCACACCATCGTATATTGTGATTGCATCCCGAAGTGGCGTGGGGTATCGTTTGTACAGTGCAAATCCTTACCGTTTTGAGGAGAATGTGGAATCGCATGTCTATGTGCAGCAAATTGTTCGTGAAAATGACATCAGTTTATATGGCTTTATTGATGCTGATGAGAAGGCTTTGTTTAATAAGCTATTGAACGTCTCAGGAATCGGGCCTAAGAGTGCCTTAGCTATTTTAGCAAACGGGGATGCCGAGGGACTTATTAGCGCAGTTGAAAATGATAATGTGGCGTATTTGACACAATTCCCTGGTGTTGGAAAGAAAACGGCTCAGCAAATTGTTTTAGATTTGAAAGGTAAGTTAGATGAGTTGGTATCACGAACGGGTATGATTGATTCTTCAAATAAGCCAGAACAATCGCAAGCCTTAGATGATGCACTTGAAGCGCTATTGGCACTTGGCTATACAGCTAAAGATGTGAAAACGGTTGCCCAAATCGTTGGTCGCAATAACGATAGTACAGATGGCTATATTCGCTCAGCTTTAAAACTATTGGTTAAATAAAAACGTCCGTGAGGATGTTTTTTTGTAGAATAAATTGGCAGGTGTTTCAAATAGTCTGCATTTATTTTGAAGGATGTATTTGATATAATAAACATTGTCTGAAATACTGAGAATACTTCTGAATATTGTGCGAGGTTTAATCAGATATGACAAAAGTCGCTCACTAGCGATTACTTGAAAATAGTTGATTCAAACTAATTTTCAAGTCAAAATAATGAAAACATCAGGAAGAAGGTTGTCATGGTGATTATTACTGCAGGTATGATCGGTGTTGGTAAAACAACGCTCACAAGTTTGATTGCAAAGCATATGAACACAAAAGCATTTTATGAACCGGTAGGCGATAATCCCGTTCTACCGCTTTATTACTCGGATCCAAAGCAATATGGTTTCTTGTTGCAAATATACTTTTTAAATCGTCGTTTCGACATGATTAAGCAAGCGTTGGCGGATGACAATAATGTTCTTGATCGTTCAATTTATGAAGATGCTTTGTTTACTGAAGAAAACCATAAAGATGGTAATATTTCTGACTCTGAGATGGACGTTTATACCAGTCTATTAGACAATATGATGGCTGAACTACAAAAAATGCCTAAAAAAGCTCCTGATTTGATGGTATATGCTGAAACTGATTTCGAAACTATTTTATACCGTATTAAAAAGCGTGGCCGTGATTATGAACAATTTGATAATAACGACGGGTTAAGAGCCTATTATTATAAAATGTGGTCAGCTTATCGTGATTGGTTCGATGCCTATGATGCATCTCCAAAAATTAAAATTGATTTGCAGACTTATGATCTTGAGCAAGTCGATAACCAAAAGATTATTTTGGAACAAATTGATGATGCACTCAAGCCCATTCGATAAATAAAAAAAGAAGTTCAATTTGAACTTCTTTTTTTATTGTGCTTTTTTCTCAGCATCTAACAAATCACGGATTTCTGTTAGAATCTCCAATTCAGGGTTTGCTTTTGTTTCTTCTTTTTTGTTAGCTTTAAATAAGCGATTAATAAACTTAACAATCAAGAATACAACGAAAGCAGTAATCAGAAAATTAATTACGTCATTTAAGAAGGCCCCGTATTTAAATGTTAACGTTTTTGTAATGACAAGTTGCAATTGATCTAAGTCTGTTGTTCCGCCAGTTGCAAATGCAATGATTGGGCCGATTAAGTTCGTAGTTAATGATTTAACCAATCCAGTAAAGGCACCACCGATAATGACACCAACCGCCAAGTCAAGTACATTTCCTCGCATAATAAAAGCTTTGAATTCCGATAACATTAAGTTTTCTCCTCTATCTTTTTAAAATTATTCTTGACTAATTATACAATAAATGTAAATTTTTACCAAAAAAACGAATGAGTAGAAGAACTATCAACAAAGGGTGGCCGCATCAAAAAGTTAGTTTTTTATTGACAAATTAATAATGTATCTATATAGTTTAGGGCATATGCAGTTATTGGAGACGCTATAATGATCAATCAAAATACCCGTTATTTCGTGATAACGACACTTTTTATCGCCATTGTATTTTTACAAACTTTTGTTCCGTGGCTTGGATTATTGCCCCTTGGTGCTTTTATTGTTGGTGCTTCAGTAACGATTATTCAATTTACCGTTGCCATTGCAAGCGTTATTTTAGGTCCAAAATATGGCGCAATTGTTGGCTGTTGGTGGGGTCTATTATCGTTTGTAAATGCTATAACTCACCCGGGAACGATAGGTTCTTTAATATTTCAAAATCCATTGACTGCTATTATCCCACGTGCTTTAGTTGGGTTGATTATTGGGTATCTCTTTAATAAATTACTACGAAACCAGTCTAAATCAATTCGAACGTTTGGATTAGGGGTATTGGGCACAACGGCAGCTTTAATCAACACAGTTGGTGTTGTTTTGCTAACGACACTAGGTTTTACCGTTATGCACACTAACTTTACTGGGGTCCCAACGCATAACATCTTAGCTTGGCTGATCAGCATTGTTTCGTTCAATGCCTTATTTGAAATGATTGTAGGTTTTATTTTACTTAGTGTGATTGGTAGCATACTATTACCAATAGCAGAACGATCAAATATAATAGGATAGAAAAAGGGGTGCCAAATCGGCACCCCTTTTTCTTATGCGTCCACCCAGACTCGAACTGGGAGCTAAAACTTAGGAGGTTCTTGTTCTATCCTGTTGAACTATAGACGCATTACTCATAAATTATACCGATATTTGGCGACAAAAACAAATGTTAAATGAATAATGTTGCTCTATGATATGATATAAGGCGTGGAATATACATAGGAGCAAATTTTATGACCAACAATAAGACAAAATATTTGGTAATTACAACCTTTTTTATGGCAATTATTTTATTACAAGTACTGATTCCTTGGCTTGGGTATATACCACTCGGGGCTGTTATTGTAGGCGCACAGCCAACAATTATACAGTTTACCGTAGCGATTGCTGCAATTCTTCTAGGAGCACGTCGTGGGGCCTTTATTGGTGGTTTCTGGGGCCTATTAACTTTTTGGCAAGCTTGGTCGACACCGGGGTCTATTGGTTCTTTAATGTTTCAAAACCCTTTTACAGCGTTCATACCTCGTATTTTGATAGGCCTGGTAATCGGTCTAGTATTTAATAAATGGTTACGTAACAAGAATCTAGGGGTTCGTACGTTTGGATTAGGATTTTTGGGCGGACTAGCTGCTTTGATTAATACCGTTGGAGTGGTGTTACTTACAGCTATTGGCTTTACGGTTATGCGCACGAATTTTACGGGTATACCTAATCATAATTTATTAGGCTGGCTTATAGGCATCGTGTCGTTTAATAGTATTTTTGAAATTATTACTGGAATCATTTTAGTAGCTGCTATTGGGAATGTTTTGATTCCTATTGCTGAAAGAGCTGGCATAAACGGATAACAGCACAATAAAAAAGACATCAGTTAAGATGTCTTTTTTATTGTAATCCTGATTGTGTTTTATTGCTTGCAATAAGTTGCACGTTATTACTGTCACCGCTAGGTGTAAAGACGACAGAAACTTTCGCACCGCTTTGACTTTGCCAAGTAGCATAAGCATATTTTTGATCTGCGGTTAAGTAGGTAGGATTGCCATATGTAGCACGGATCTGATCATAAGTAGCTGAACCAAGGGCAACATCATTATATGTTGCTAAAGACCAGTTGCCAAATGTAGTTGTACTTGATGAAGTAGCACTTGATGAAGAAGAACTATCGTTAACACTAGATGTATCGCTGTTATCTTGTACTGGTGTCTGCGTAGCATCTTGGGTAGCGCTACTTAATACTTGGGAAACTTCACTACTAGCGACAGATGGCGCTGCAGCTACGCTTGTGGAAGAACTTATAATTGAAGTGGCTTCTTCTGCTGAAGTACTGTTTGATATTTTTGAAGATGTACTTGATTTTTTTGATTTCTTTTGACTTGAAGAAGTTGATGAGCTACGAGAAACTTTGCTTGAAGAAGTCTCTTTTTTATTGTCGGATTGGTGACCAACAATGACAAATCCTATCACCACTGCTGCAATAATGATAATAATTGCTATGATGGTATTGCGAATTTTGTGTGATGGCTTGAATGGATGACGTTGCATGAGTTATTTTGTTCCTTTCGTCTATAAACATGCTTTTTATTAATTTTGTATCTGTCATTCTCAACAGATACTATTTTATTATTGACACGCTGTTTCAATAATACCAGAAAAGAGTTGAAAAGTATGCTAAAATAGAAACATTACGTATCGAGACAAGCAACAAGGAAGACCTCAGTGTTCTAGACCGGCAGGTTCCTGTTATTCATAAAATATACGAATAAAAAGAGTGTGTAGACTATGGTGATAACTAAAACATCTAGTTGATCACATGTTTATAAAGGAAAGATTAATGACAGATTTAAGTATTATTCCATTTGGCGGAGTCCGTGAAAATGGGAAAAACATGTATGCCGTCACAGTTAATGACGATATTTTTATATTGGATGCAGGATTAAAGTATCCAGAAACAGACCAGCTGGGTGTGGATGTAGTTGTACCCGATTTTGACTATTTGATTAAAAACACTGAAAAAATTGCCGGTGTTTTCTTGTCACACGGACACGCTGATGCAATTGGTGCTTTGCCATATTTTTTACAGCAAGTCAATGTACCAATTTTTGGATCTGAGTTGACAATTGAGTTAGTTAAGCTAGCGATAAAAGATCAGCCTGCATTAAAAGATTATAATGATTACCACATTATTAATGAAAAGAGTGAAATTGACTTTGGTAATGTTAAAGTGTCTTTCTTTAATACCACACACTCGATTCCTGAATCATTAGGTATTGTAATTGGTACGGAATATGGTCAAATCGTGTACACTGGCGATTTTAAGTTTGATCAAACAGCAGAAAGTTACTACCGTACTGATATTCCTCGTTTAGTAGAAGTTGGTCAAGGGAAAGTATTAGCTTTGTTGGCTGATGCTGCTGGTACAGAGGGTGGAGCTGATTCGGTTAACGAATCCAAAATTGGCGATTATATATTAGAAACGTTCCGTGATAACAAAAAAAAGCGTATTATTGTAGCAGCTGTCGCTTCGAACATCCAAAGAATTCAACAGATTATCGATGCCACTGCTGCAACAAAACGTAAGCTAATTTTATCAGGGAATGATATTGAAAATGTTGTACGAACAGCTATCAAACTAAAAAAATTACAGTTACCTTTGCCTGAAAGTCAATTATTTGTCAGTTTAAAGAATATGAAGAGTGTAGTTGCTCATGAAACGGTTATTTTAGAAACAGGTCGCATGGGTGAACCCATTAAGCATTTGAATCGTATGGCAAATGGCGAAGACGCTCATATTAAAATTGGCTCAGATGATCTCGTGTTCATTACGACAACACCTTCTACAGCCATGGAAAGTGTCGTCGCAAAAACACGCGATATGCTATTCAAGCAAGGTGCTGATGTGAAGCAAATTAGTACCGATATGCGCTCTAGTGGTCATGCATCACGAAATGATTTACAAATGATGCTTAATATCATGCAACCAGCGTACTTCATGCCCATTCAAGGAGAATATCGTGTGATGTCAGCAGCTAAAGATGCTGCTGAGGAGGTTAACGTACCTGAAAATCATATTTTGATGGCAATGAAGGGTGATCAGTTTAAGCTAATTGACGGCGAATTTGAGTTGAAAGATTCGTTTACCATTGGTGAAACGTTGATTGATGGTTCTGGTATTGGCGATATTGGTAACGTGGTCTTGCGTGATCGTCGCATATTGTCTGAAGATGGCGTCTTTGTTTCTGTTGTGACAATTGATCGTAAAAAACGTCAGGTTGTCTCAAAACCAAAGCTAACATCACGTGGATTTGTGTATGTTAAAGCAAATCGTGATTTGATGAAAGAAGCTTCTGATTTAACTGTTCAACAGATTGAAGATTATTTAACTAATAATAAAAATTTTGATTGGAACGAGCTAAAAGCTGGTGTTCGTGATGTATTGTCACGCTTCTTATTTGAACAAACAAGACGTCGACCTATGGTTATGCCTGTGGTTATGGAAGTTAACCAAAATCGCCGACCAAACAGCCACAAAACAGCAGCGACACAGTCTGGTACTCAGGCTAATAAACGCACCGCACAGAAAAAATCTGCAACACCTAATAGCAATAAAAAAAAGGTTCGCCGTCCAGCAAAAAAGAATGTGCAAAGTAAGGCTACCGAATAATAAAATGTCCCAACTCAATTGAGTTGGGATTTTGAGTATTTGAAAGGAGGGCATGTGTTTTAATGATATGCTGCATAATTTGGGTATTGTTTGAACACAAAAAAATATGGATGAAAATATAACACCAGAAAATCAAGAATTGATTGATCGAGCCAATATCGAGACAAAACAAAAAAATTGGCATGATGCTGCTGAAACATTAGCTACACTATATGAAAAGATGCAAACATTTGAAGTCAACTATCGCTTAGTGACCGCCTTGTTTATGGATGAACAATATCAGCTTGCATCAACTTATGCAGATGATTTTCTATTAGAATATTTAGATGATGAATCTAATTTTCGAATGGTTGTAGCGCTTGCCGTTCAAAATCAAAATTTTGTCTATGCGCAACAATTAGCTGTTCTTTGGGATGATTTAGATGTCGTTGATGAAGTTTTGAAAGAAATCAGACAAGCTGAAGAACGAGCACAAGAAAATATGAGAGCAACACTCGATACGATTGCGCGCCAATTTTATCATATGAGCGATTATGATTTGTTAGCACAACGTGATCGTTACGAATCTGCGCGACACTTACCAGTAGCGCAGTTTGTTGTAGGTGCTAAATTTATCCTTGTTGATCCCTACGCATTACCGATTATTCGTGCAACATTACTGGAAGATCTGCAAAAATTACAGATTGATGAAACAGTGAAGTACCGCTGGCTTGATGATGAAATTTATACGGTACAGCTGAGCGATATAATGCCATTAACTAGTTCAGCTGTATTTGAAGCTGCAGCAGCAACACTGGAAAACAGGTTAGGGCAAAAGGACCCCATCGCTCTAGAAATGTTGGCGCATCAAATACGTATTGAGCTAACATTACTATACCCACGTGTTGATATTGCAATAACGGATATTGAAAAATGGGTTGATAGCAGTATCGCACATTATTATGGTCGCTCTAAACCAAATGAGCCAGAAAATCAACAACAATGGCATGAAAAAATAAATACACTGACTGAAAGCTTTTTCGAAAATTAAGTTCAAAATGGTTTACATTTTCTTAATAAATCGGTATAATAATTTCTGGCTTCAAAAGCCGGAAAAATGCAAGTTATTTGTTGTCTTTTGACGGCTTGCGTTGTAAAATATATTTATAAACATTTTTCATAGTATTGAAAAATGAATTTTGGAGGAAACTACATTGGCTAAGGAAACTTACGTTCGCACTAAGCCCCACGTTAACATTGGTACTATTGGACACGTCGATCACGGAAAGACGACTTTGACTGCCGCTATCTCAAAGGTATTGGCTGAAAAGCAGGGTGTTGATGCTACTGATTTTGCTGAAATCGATAACGCGCCTGAAGAAAAAGAACGTGGTATCACAATTAACACTTCTCACATCGAATATGAAACAGAGAAGCGTCACTATGCCCACATCGATGCCCCAGGTCACGCGGATTATGTTAAAAACATGATCACTGGTGCTGCCCAAATGGATGGTGCTATCTTGGTTGTTGCTGCAACTGATGGTCCTATGCCACAAACACGTGAACACATCTTGTTGGCACGTCAAGTTGGTGTTGACTACTTGGTTGTCTTCTTGAACAAGACTGATTTGGTTGATGATGAAGAATTAGTTGAATTGGTTGAAATGGAAGTTCGTGAATTGTTGTCAGAATATGACTTCCCAGGCGACGATATTCCTGTACTTAAGGGATCAGCTTTGAAGGCTTTGGAAGGTGATGCTGAACAAGTTAAGGTTATCGAAGAATTGATGGATACTGTTGATTCATACATTCCAGAACCAGCACGTGAAACAGACAAGCCATTCTTGATGCCTGTTGAAGATGTCTTCACAATCACTGGTCGTGGTACAGTTGCTTCTGGTCGTGTTGACCGTGGTGTATTGACTACTGGAACTGAAGTTGAAATCGTTGGATTGAAAGACGAAGTTCAAAAGACTACTGTTACAGGTATCGAAATGTTCCGTAAGACTTTGGAAGAAGCTCAAGCGGGTGATAACATCGGTGCATTGTTGCGTGGTGTTGATCGTAGCAACATTGAACGTGGTCAAGTTTTGGCAAAGCCAGGTTCAATTAACACACACAAGAAGTTTAAGGCTGAAGTTTATGTCTTGACTAAGGAAGAAGGTGGTCGTCATACACCATTCTTCACTAACTACCGTCCACAATTCTACTTCCACACAACTGACGTTACAGGTGTTGTTGAATTGCCAGCCGGTGTTGAAATGGTTATGCCTGGTGACCAAGTGACATTCGAAATCGAATTGATCTCACCAGTTGCCATCGAACAAGGTTTGAAGTTTACTGTTCGTGAAGGTGGCCACACTGTTGGTGCCGGAACAGTTACTGATATCGAAGACTAATAGAATTATTAGTATTCAAAAAACACGCGTAAGCGTGTTTTTTATTTCTTATTTTTTTCTTCGTCATGACCCAATGCTGCTTTTCGAGTTTCGTCATTACTTTCACTAGTCGGTAATGAAATGAAATCTTCGAATAAATTTGATACCTTTTCTTCACGATTTACAATTTTAGCCATTATTATTCTCCATATAATTTATCAAAGTAATTTTTTATGCAATATTATACAATGTATTCAGTTTAATACGAATAACAGATGCATATAAATTATAACACTGTATAATAGTAATTAACATTGGAAATGGAGATTAATAATGACTGAGTTATTGAATATAAAAAATTTGAAAAAACAATTTGGTGAAAAAATAATTTTTGATAATGTAAATGTTACTGTGCAAAAAGGCGAGGTTATCTCTGTTATTGGGCCTTCTGGTGCAGGTAAATCTACCTTTTTACGTGCCATTAATATGTTAGATTCACCAACCAGTGGTAAGGTAAATTTTGAAAATCAGGATTTAACAAATTTGTCTGAAAAAGAGTTAGATCAATTGCGTGAAAAAATGGGTATGGTGTTTCAAAGCTTTAACTTGTTTCCAAATTTATCTGTAATTGAGAACATTAAATTGGCACCGGTAAAAGTTAAGAATATTAGTGATAAGGAAGCCACCAAAACTGCTGAAAAGTTACTTGCTCAAGTTGGTTTAGCTGATAAAGGAAATGTTTATCCTGACAGCCTATCAGGAGGACAGAAACAACGTGTAGCGATTGCTCGTGCTTTAGCAATGTCACCTGACGTATTACTCTTTGATGAGCCGACAAGTGCCTTAGATCCAGAAATGGTAGGTGAGGTATTAAGTGTGATGAAGCAGTTGGCAGAAGATGGCATGACTATGATTGTTGTAACGCATGAGATGGGATTTGCCCGTGAAGTAGCGGATACTGTGTGGTTTATGGCTGACGGTGGCATACAAGAGATTGCTACACCACAATCATTCTTTGATAAGCCAAAGACAAAGCGTGCACAAGAATTCTTAGAAAAAGTGTTGTAAAATAACAAGATGAACAAGCAAAAGAAACACGCCGGTGAGTTTGCTGCCACACTGATAGAAGATGGAATGGTTGTCGGTCTTGGAACAGGATCTACGATAGCTTACTTTCTAGATGCCTTAGCTAAACGTATTCAAGATGAAAAATTGACTATTATTGGTATAACCACTTCGACAAAGACAGCTAGACGTGCGCAAAAACTTGGTATTCCGATTCGTGATATTGACTTGGTACCAATGATAGATTTAACGATTGATGGTGCGGATGAAGTCGACCAGCATTTAAATGGCATCAAAGGTGGTGGAGCAGCTTTCTTAATGGAAAAGATTGTGGCGAAATACTCTAGACGTGTGATTTGGATTATTGATGAACATAAACTGCATAGTAAATTGGGCAAATTCCCTTTACCAGTAGAAGTAGTAGCATTTGGTAGCGGTAAATTAGTAGCTGAACTAAAAGAACGTCATTTACACCCCAAATTACGTCTAGACAAGTATCAGAAGCCACTAGTGACGGACTTAGGGCACTATATCGTTGATCTGAATTTAGAACAAATTGATCAACCGTTTGAACTAGGGCAGTATTTAGATGGACAGATTGGTATCGTTGAGCATGGATTATTTCTAAATGTAGCGGACCAAGTGATTATTGGACAAGATGAGGGTTATCGAATCATGAATAACTTACAGAAATAAATGTAATTTTTAAAAGCGCTTACATTATTTTTTTAATAGCGGTATAATGTAGTTATTAAGAAATAAGAGGGATAGGCGTATGGCATATAATAACATTTTGGTTGCAATTGATGGCTCAGAAGTTTCAAACACATTGATAAAAAAAGTTGTTGAGTTTGCTCCTGATTCACACATTGATATTTTGACAGTAGTGGATACCACAGGTGGTGGTTATTTTGGCTCGATTGCGATGAATGAAGATGTAGTTTATCAAATGGAGCAAGCTGCTGAAAAAGCTATTAATGAATCTTTTGATTACGCTAAGTCACTAGGACATAGTAATGTC
This window contains:
- the ruvA gene encoding Holliday junction branch migration protein RuvA — its product is MYEYINGLITNITPSYIVIASRSGVGYRLYSANPYRFEENVESHVYVQQIVRENDISLYGFIDADEKALFNKLLNVSGIGPKSALAILANGDAEGLISAVENDNVAYLTQFPGVGKKTAQQIVLDLKGKLDELVSRTGMIDSSNKPEQSQALDDALEALLALGYTAKDVKTVAQIVGRNNDSTDGYIRSALKLLVK
- a CDS encoding deoxynucleoside kinase produces the protein MVIITAGMIGVGKTTLTSLIAKHMNTKAFYEPVGDNPVLPLYYSDPKQYGFLLQIYFLNRRFDMIKQALADDNNVLDRSIYEDALFTEENHKDGNISDSEMDVYTSLLDNMMAELQKMPKKAPDLMVYAETDFETILYRIKKRGRDYEQFDNNDGLRAYYYKMWSAYRDWFDAYDASPKIKIDLQTYDLEQVDNQKIILEQIDDALKPIR
- the mscL gene encoding large-conductance mechanosensitive channel protein MscL; amino-acid sequence: MLSEFKAFIMRGNVLDLAVGVIIGGAFTGLVKSLTTNLIGPIIAFATGGTTDLDQLQLVITKTLTFKYGAFLNDVINFLITAFVVFLIVKFINRLFKANKKEETKANPELEILTEIRDLLDAEKKAQ
- a CDS encoding ECF transporter S component; the protein is MINQNTRYFVITTLFIAIVFLQTFVPWLGLLPLGAFIVGASVTIIQFTVAIASVILGPKYGAIVGCWWGLLSFVNAITHPGTIGSLIFQNPLTAIIPRALVGLIIGYLFNKLLRNQSKSIRTFGLGVLGTTAALINTVGVVLLTTLGFTVMHTNFTGVPTHNILAWLISIVSFNALFEMIVGFILLSVIGSILLPIAERSNIIG
- a CDS encoding ECF transporter S component, which gives rise to MTNNKTKYLVITTFFMAIILLQVLIPWLGYIPLGAVIVGAQPTIIQFTVAIAAILLGARRGAFIGGFWGLLTFWQAWSTPGSIGSLMFQNPFTAFIPRILIGLVIGLVFNKWLRNKNLGVRTFGLGFLGGLAALINTVGVVLLTAIGFTVMRTNFTGIPNHNLLGWLIGIVSFNSIFEIITGIILVAAIGNVLIPIAERAGING
- a CDS encoding cell wall anchor protein, with the translated sequence MQRHPFKPSHKIRNTIIAIIIIIAAVVIGFVIVGHQSDNKKETSSSKVSRSSSTSSSQKKSKKSSTSSKISNSTSAEEATSIISSSTSVAAAPSVASSEVSQVLSSATQDATQTPVQDNSDTSSVNDSSSSSSATSSSTTTFGNWSLATYNDVALGSATYDQIRATYGNPTYLTADQKYAYATWQSQSGAKVSVVFTPSGDSNNVQLIASNKTQSGLQ
- a CDS encoding RNase J family beta-CASP ribonuclease, which gives rise to MTDLSIIPFGGVRENGKNMYAVTVNDDIFILDAGLKYPETDQLGVDVVVPDFDYLIKNTEKIAGVFLSHGHADAIGALPYFLQQVNVPIFGSELTIELVKLAIKDQPALKDYNDYHIINEKSEIDFGNVKVSFFNTTHSIPESLGIVIGTEYGQIVYTGDFKFDQTAESYYRTDIPRLVEVGQGKVLALLADAAGTEGGADSVNESKIGDYILETFRDNKKKRIIVAAVASNIQRIQQIIDATAATKRKLILSGNDIENVVRTAIKLKKLQLPLPESQLFVSLKNMKSVVAHETVILETGRMGEPIKHLNRMANGEDAHIKIGSDDLVFITTTPSTAMESVVAKTRDMLFKQGADVKQISTDMRSSGHASRNDLQMMLNIMQPAYFMPIQGEYRVMSAAKDAAEEVNVPENHILMAMKGDQFKLIDGEFELKDSFTIGETLIDGSGIGDIGNVVLRDRRILSEDGVFVSVVTIDRKKRQVVSKPKLTSRGFVYVKANRDLMKEASDLTVQQIEDYLTNNKNFDWNELKAGVRDVLSRFLFEQTRRRPMVMPVVMEVNQNRRPNSHKTAATQSGTQANKRTAQKKSATPNSNKKKVRRPAKKNVQSKATE
- a CDS encoding type I restriction endonuclease subunit R, with protein sequence MDENITPENQELIDRANIETKQKNWHDAAETLATLYEKMQTFEVNYRLVTALFMDEQYQLASTYADDFLLEYLDDESNFRMVVALAVQNQNFVYAQQLAVLWDDLDVVDEVLKEIRQAEERAQENMRATLDTIARQFYHMSDYDLLAQRDRYESARHLPVAQFVVGAKFILVDPYALPIIRATLLEDLQKLQIDETVKYRWLDDEIYTVQLSDIMPLTSSAVFEAAAATLENRLGQKDPIALEMLAHQIRIELTLLYPRVDIAITDIEKWVDSSIAHYYGRSKPNEPENQQQWHEKINTLTESFFEN
- the tuf gene encoding elongation factor Tu; translation: MAKETYVRTKPHVNIGTIGHVDHGKTTLTAAISKVLAEKQGVDATDFAEIDNAPEEKERGITINTSHIEYETEKRHYAHIDAPGHADYVKNMITGAAQMDGAILVVAATDGPMPQTREHILLARQVGVDYLVVFLNKTDLVDDEELVELVEMEVRELLSEYDFPGDDIPVLKGSALKALEGDAEQVKVIEELMDTVDSYIPEPARETDKPFLMPVEDVFTITGRGTVASGRVDRGVLTTGTEVEIVGLKDEVQKTTVTGIEMFRKTLEEAQAGDNIGALLRGVDRSNIERGQVLAKPGSINTHKKFKAEVYVLTKEEGGRHTPFFTNYRPQFYFHTTDVTGVVELPAGVEMVMPGDQVTFEIELISPVAIEQGLKFTVREGGHTVGAGTVTDIED
- a CDS encoding ATP-binding cassette domain-containing protein produces the protein MTELLNIKNLKKQFGEKIIFDNVNVTVQKGEVISVIGPSGAGKSTFLRAINMLDSPTSGKVNFENQDLTNLSEKELDQLREKMGMVFQSFNLFPNLSVIENIKLAPVKVKNISDKEATKTAEKLLAQVGLADKGNVYPDSLSGGQKQRVAIARALAMSPDVLLFDEPTSALDPEMVGEVLSVMKQLAEDGMTMIVVTHEMGFAREVADTVWFMADGGIQEIATPQSFFDKPKTKRAQEFLEKVL
- the rpiA gene encoding ribose-5-phosphate isomerase RpiA, translated to MNKQKKHAGEFAATLIEDGMVVGLGTGSTIAYFLDALAKRIQDEKLTIIGITTSTKTARRAQKLGIPIRDIDLVPMIDLTIDGADEVDQHLNGIKGGGAAFLMEKIVAKYSRRVIWIIDEHKLHSKLGKFPLPVEVVAFGSGKLVAELKERHLHPKLRLDKYQKPLVTDLGHYIVDLNLEQIDQPFELGQYLDGQIGIVEHGLFLNVADQVIIGQDEGYRIMNNLQK
- a CDS encoding universal stress protein; this encodes MAYNNILVAIDGSEVSNTLIKKVVEFAPDSHIDILTVVDTTGGGYFGSIAMNEDVVYQMEQAAEKAINESFDYAKSLGHSNVDIHVRFGSPKRVIARDFPKDHHNDLIVIGETGLSRLQRAMAGTVPSFVTQVSKVDVLIMRTFEK